The segment ctgggagactagtcaggatataggcaaagatgaacggcgcaaagtacagagaaatccttgatgaaaacctgctccagagcactcaggacctccagactagggtgaaggttcaccttccaacaggacaacagccctaagcacacagccaagacaacgcaggagtggcttcgggacaagtctgtgaatgttcttgagtggcccaaccagagcccggacttgaaccccatcgaacatctctagagagacctgaaaatagctgtgcagcgatgctccccatccaacctgacagagcttgagaggatctgcagagaagaatgggagaaactccccaaatacaggtgtgccaagcttgtagcgtcatacacaataagactcgaggctgtaatcgctgccaaaggtgcttaaagtactgagtaaagtgtctgaatacttatgtaaatgatatATTTCTGtactttattttttatacatttgcaaaaaaaaatatctaaaaacctgtttttgcttttgtaattatggggtattatgtgtagattgatgaggaaaaactacaatttaatctattttagaataaagctgtaacgtaacaaaatgtggaaaaagtctagaggtctgaatacttaacgaaTGACCTGTAAATGTAGGATAACACAGGGCATTAAAATAGTTAAACATTAGTTCATAGTTAAATCAACTTTGATAAATCAATACACACGTAAATGAGAAGTTGCGTGTCATTTAGTTATTTCATTAGCTCAAATAAATAAGGTTGAGAAATCCATCCACTTTCCTTAGTTTATGCCAGTTCAGATCTATTACGACAACATTTCAGCTTGGTGACATACCCTAAATAATGAACAATATCTGGCTGTTACAAAAAGAAGGCCCAACAAAACATTGGAGCCCTGGGGGCAGAGGTCAGCTCACAGATACAAGTTTACACTCCTGTTGAGGATATTTAACCAGGAAATCCTGTCCACattattgtatatatatttttttttaggtACATGAATAACGTCAATTTTGTGTGACAGTCTATTGGAAGTCTGGAAGCCTAAGCTTATATATCCCATTTCCTGATCTGATGTCACGAAATAACAAGGAAATAACCACAGAAACACACATTCTTATAACATTGTTGATCTTAGATTCTGATAACTATTAATTCAGATTCATTAGATGCATATTTAGCCTAATATATATTTAGTATATTGTTATACTTGtatttcatttacattttacatttaagtcatttagcagacgctcttatccagagcgacttacaaattggaaagttcatacatattcatcctggtccccccgtggggaatgaacccacaaccctggcgttgcaagcgccatgctctaccaactgagccacacgggaccacgggaCCATATTTCCTGTTATGTTAGTTGAGGGAACCATGTAGGAAGTGAACAGAGTTAGGTAGGAACTAACTTGTTGTTGGCCTTGTTTTTCTCCATCTGTTCCTTCTGGTGCACATGCCAGTCCTCCAGCTCTTTCTTGGCCTTCTCTTTCCACTCAGCCTCCGCAGCCTTGGACGCAGAGTCTTCAGGgttcacatacacacagggaaagATGGGGATGGTAATAATCAATACAGAATCTGCACAATACCAAGGGTAGTATTCAGTAGGAACAAAACGTAAGCAAACAGGCGGAAATGGGCAggactacctgaatttgtccaataagaatTGCTTGTTTTCATgttccgttgcaaaacgttttgctacggtgtgcactaaATGAATACCCACCCAGGATGAAACGTTCTAGTCCACAATGCATTGTATGAGCTACAGAAGATGATGCTCTTTTCTCAGGAGATTAACTACAGAGTCAATACAGCGAGAACAAGATCACCTCAAGCATACCATACAGGACATGACACGGAGTGGAAACCAAATGAAGGGTGGTtcacacacagaaatagacagaCTATTCAACTTAATATTTGTCGGCCTTTTATTTCGCTTTTTAAGCAGGCAGGGGGAAAAAATGTGACGTTTAGGTGTCAACCTTCGTCAGTGTGTACATTGACTGGACAAAATACTGACTGAGAAGTCAGTAGTAGATACTGCATGTATCGCAGCGGTAGTAGTATGTAAGTGTGATGTTAGTGTGAAGTACACgtccttctacacctgcattgcttactgtttggggtttttaggctgggtttatgtacagcactttgagatatcagctgatgtacaaagggctatataaataaatttgatttgaagtagcTGTGTGTGTCcaaactggcaccctattccctacatagtgcactacttttgaccagagccctatggaccctggctaaaagtagtgcactatatagggaacagagtgCCATTCGGGCCATACCTTAGCCTCTGTTGTTTACTTACCTAGTTGCTCCAGCCGTGCCTTCTGCTCCTCCCTCCACTTACGCAGGCTCTCAGGCTCTGCTCGCAGAGAGTCCACCTGGGCGATGGCCGCATAGCTGTCCGATGGACCGTTGGACTCCTGGGGGGAGAAGAACCAGGACCAGGCATAAGGACCACCAGTCATAAGCTGTGTTTACAAAAGGCAGCCTAATTATTGGCAAAAGACCTGataggtcaaaagaccaattagtggaaaaaataaaATCAGAATTGGGTTGCCCGTGTAAATGCAGCCATAAGACCAGGCATAGACTAGCCCATTTTGAACTGATGTATCCTAGCTTGCGGTGCCTGCAGGCTAGACATAAGGCATAGTGCCGAGCGATTaaccaaaatgtatttatttattttcttccggttattaaacaactaattgaccgccGTTGTTTCAAATATTAGAAATCCATTTTGTAACATTTTTATGTGAGCTCGATGTGcagtttctgtagagataaatcTGAACTGTGCGATTGTAGTATGGATttgtagtttccaacagaccAATATTCAACACAGTTTAGTGCAGACAacttggtaattaactacaatgaccataatccactgCGCGCCCGATTAAACTTGTCCGGTCTGTGCAGCGCAGACGGGGATAGAAAGCAATTGCTTCGCGAGTCTGAAAATACACGatttaagtgattgatagttggtattcagcagttaAATAAATAGACCTATGACTTATTTAGTTTGAAGAAATaccaaaatagtgattttgtcagacagcagctctatagagatgagacgatgacttgGGAGTGAAACAATATCattgaataaatgatggttaagtGACAAGCATTAGTCACTACAATCATGGGACTTATGAAAatgttattctgtgttgttacagcattcaactcaCATAATGCTTTTATTGTctccccccccccaatttttttttattgaaactgAAATCTGTGATCATTTTTTAAATAACctaaccgacctcaaaaagcattaaatcgctcagcactaataAGGCATGAGGACAACCAGGTCATTCAATAGTAACAGCTGGACACTGAGGAACAAATGCATAAATCCTTAAAAGGGAAACTgaacttcctgatttggcctcaTTTTAGATTTGTCGCATTAAGAAATACCAGCAGGTATGACTATTCAAAGGTGAGTTGGTTTCGGGTTGTGGTTTGATGTggatgtcttgtgtgtgtgtttgcaggtggGAAGAGTTAGCCAAATTATTTTTCACCAATAAGCTTCAGCCTTGGTGTCTAACCGTGGCAAAGTTGGTTTAacaataaattacacaatgtaaatgagACAATATTAATGTTTCACACCTTTTAGttctcattaaatgctttcaatatcTGTATATGATTTTATAGTTCTTTTGAGGTTTTTTTAAGTATTGGAATTTTTACATGTAGCCTACATTGTGTAGTTTACAGATGATCCCTAACGAGCCCCATTGGGATATCCAAAGTGAAACCACATTTACCACGCCATTATGATGGAGTCAGTGATGATTACTTGTGTGCTGCTTGCTGTGGGCAGATTGAAACAAACCCAACCTTAATTGACATTATGTTGTGAGGTACAAAACTCTGTTATGGGTGACACTCATtttgaccaaaattatcctatttacactgtTGTCAATTTTGACAGTAGAATACATTATTTGGACTCATAGGCTGTTTtctaatatatatatttctttacgGGCAGTTGGTCTTTACGTTACCCAAGAAAGGTTATTGTCATGCTTCCTTGAACAATGGACTTACCATAGAGAATGTAGTCGGCCACAGCCTCTCTTACAAAACTAACCAGCAATAACATGTCCAAGTACATAAttaacaacaaaaaataattcTCATTAGAAGTGTTCCTCTCTTACCAGCACAAACATGTTTCCGTTTACCGTGGCTGCTGAAGCGTCTGCAAATCCGGCATCTGACAGACGAAACAACAAACGACTTTAAAAAGAACCGTACATGATATGCTTAGCGTTATTCTAACCTACGTTAGCTAAAGTCAATTTGCTTTCGAGGGGTGGATAGCTAGTGACACCGTAATGCATTAACACTTGTTTGGGCAGTAAACTAGCTTCTCACCACCACCTAACCTAATTTGACCTGAGGATAGTTTCAAGACATTACACACTCACATCCAGACAAGTGACACATCTTTAGTCATCATTTAGACGACATCATTCCACTCAGGGTGTAACGTTAGTGTGCCGCACCAACTAAAGTAACGTTACTGTTTACATTGACAGCTGTCAATTAGCTAACTAAAAGTCAGGCTAATTTAGCTAACTAACTAGTTGTCTGGTTATCTAACTATAGTACTAATACAAGTTTAAATGTTGTCTCCGTTGTATGTACTTGTATCTTGGGAGTTAGTTTTAGGTAACATGCTAACTTAGCATCTAGTTAGCAACTTACCATATTCGACAGGAGCAGGTGAATCCGCTGTCGGCGGTTGTTCGGGGAACTCGGCGGATCCCTCCAAAGCTCCGACTCCTTCGTCGTCATTCTCTATCACCGCTATTTCGCTTTCTTGCTGGGCTAAGAAAGCTGCAGCTGGGTCCACCTCGACAGGCAGCACTCCGTTGTCAGATGGGAACCCGAAATCTGAATCAGCCATCTTTCACAACTAAACCCCTCAAAAATGAAGTGTAACTAGCCACTTAAATACCGTTATATTATTGCTTGTTATCTTGCTGGCTATCAATTAATTGAGCTGAGAGAGAAGAGTTTATGATGATGGATATATCTGACTCAGGCAGAACATGCAACTAACCCAACTTTTCATGAACGGTTGTCAGCTAATAGAACAATGAATAAGGACTGTGATGATTCATGATTGCTCACTTTCAACTTGCCTGGCCTGCCACACGAACTTCCAACCTTTGGTTTATTAGGATGTGTCTCTATCTGCTGGAGAAACCTAGAAATGCACTCCTATTTCTTAACCGGTATCTGAACTGAACGTTTTCTTCTTGCCTAATTAGGCTATTATGTATACACTTTTTCTATTTGTTATTATTAAATAGAGCATACCAtcagaatataatataattagaatacaatacaataaaTTATTTTCTATTTTCAAAAGTGTCCGTGGAAAGTTAAACCTTTCTGCATAATCAGACGAGTGATCATTTTAGGGTCATGTGGGGCAATTGATTGCTTATTTTCAGTCGCCTTTATATATTTCAGAATATATGGGAAATAGAGAATGTTAGGGAAATGCAACAGTTCGAGTCTCCTGCCATAGGAGAGCACAGACGAAGGGcagggatcccccccccccccccccccccatgtgacTTGCTGACGTTACAGTAGGACGCTGCTAAAGAGGAATGCAGGGAATGAATGCTGCTTGCTGCTTAAGAAGGGATCCACAGTGCCCCTGACGTCCAAGTCGAGGAAGTCCGAAGTTTAGTTTTCGGCTGGGTTACTTGTTTGATTCACATATTTCTTTCAGATCTCGACTACGGTAGGCCGACTCACGATGTCCGGCGATCATCATAATGACAAGGAGGTAGGTTCATGGGGGGAAACTATATTCTAATTTATGAATGCAACTATCGATTTCTACATGGACTAAAATGTGTTGTAGCCAAGTCTGTAAAACATACATACCCTTGTCTGACGTTAGATTGTATGAAGTTACAATGAAAAAAATGATGATTTTTAAGTTGCTGTTTTCCTTTTACATGAAAGTAAGATATTTAGCTGTTTATCTTGGTGGAATGAAACTTTCCCCGGCGGCGACAGCGGTCTAGACCTCGAAGTGGGTCTCGTCTTGATCGGGCCTGTCTTGATCTTGCAGCCCTTTCTTATCGCATTCCACAATATCCAAAAaacaatatattatatatatttcaaCGCATGGTCTTGTTCAAAAGTTGTGTTTAACAGTTTCCTTCGTTTTACAAGAGACTGACTGTATGTAATGGTGTTGGAGTTACATTGTATTCTATCTATGTTAGTAGAGCAATAATGTCCTATTATGAATATCACTTTCTATGTTTAAATACCACCAGTTTATTGATCTGCCCTCGTTCCATAATTTAGTGTCGGCCAAAATATTTTGGGATATTTACAAAACTTAAAtgtatactgaataaaaatataaactcaacatacaacaatttcaaagattttcctgtgttacagttcatataaggaaatcagtcaattgaaataactaCATTTAGAGtcttatctatggatttcacatgactgggcaggggcgcagccatgggtggacctGGGAGGGTATAGGCCCACCAACTTGGGAGCCAAGCAGACTCACTGGGGAAACAGGCCCAGCCAATCCAGAAGGAGTTTTTACCCAGAAAAGGGCTTTAtttcagacagaaatactcctctgcCCACCCCtctgacgatcccgcaggtgaagaagctggatgtggaggtcctgggctggtgtggttacacgtggtgtgAGGCCAGTtcgatgtactgccaaattctctaaattaagattggaggcagcttatggtagagaaatgaacattcaaagctttggtggacattcctgcagtccgcatgccaattgcgcactccctcaaaacttgagacatctgtggcattgtgttgtatgacaacTGCAGTGGTAATTTTTTTTGTCCCctgagcacaaggtgcacctgtgtaatgatcacgctgtttaatcGGCCTCTTGAAATGCAACACCTGTttgtcaaaataatccatccacctgactaaggataaaatgctcactaacagggatgtaaataaatttgtgcacaacatttgagaagctttttttgtacatatggaacatttctgggatcttttatttcagcttatgaaacatgggaccaacaacactttacatgttttgtattgttgttcagtgtatttaaaaagagaatagtgttcctgaaAACAAGCAACACTAGTTTCAATAGCGTTGTTGTCACTTCAGTGTTCTGTCTGTACGCAAGGCAACACTTTCATGTCTTTGTTGCCAGTGGCTGTTACGGTAAACTACTAGGTTAAACCTCCTGAGTATCTTCATTTTGACACATGGAAAAAGTAACAgtgtagcttccgtccctctcctcgcccctacctgggctcgaaacCACCAGGGGACCCTCGAAGCaccgttacccatcactccacaaaaaccgcggcccttgcagagcaaggggaacaactacttcaaggtctcggaGCGAGTAACGTCACCGATTTGAAACGCTATAagcgtgcaccaccgctaactagctagccatttcacaccggttacaccagCATTCACTTAGATATACACAGAGTATACcagacattaggaacaccttgtaCCCCCCCCCTCcaatgcctcccacagttgtcaagttgtccggatgtcttttgggtgaagtactgttcttgatgcacacgggaaactgttgagcgtgaaaaacccagcagcgttgcagttcttgacacaaaccggtgcgtctgggcacctactatcataccccgttcaaatgcacttaaatgtgttgtcttgcccatttcaccctctgaatggtacatgTACACAATCCATCTCTCGGTTGTCTCTAGGCTTAAAAATCCTGCTTTaaccccgtctcctccccttcgtctacactgatttttgaagtggatttaacaagtgacatcaataagggatcatagctttcgccTGGTCAGTCTCTCATGGGAAGGGCAGTTCTTAATGTGTTATATACTCATTGTAATTTACAACTGAAGCTTAGTTTGAGTTAAATAGAATTAAAAACAAACTTTTAATTTTGATTCAGGAGTGTAGGCTACATAAACACGTCTCATTTAGCTAAAGAGGGTATTTCAGTATTTATTTACAGGACCTCCTGAACCTGCTTTTTCTGGGCGTTGACGCCTGGCTGCTCTTCTACACTTTTTAAAGTGCGTCTCTGGTCTTGGAGGAAATACTGGAGGCCTAGTGACAGGATTCTCAAATTTGTTACCATCCTTTTTGTTGTTGGAGTTTTGTCCGTGTGACCTTTCACACATTACATCAGTCTAGATGTAACACCTATTtagatctgtaggatactaggctgtggagGGCTACGCTTGCTGACGTCTATATGAACACACTACCAGAAGCTAGTTCAGAGGGCAGATTGTTGGGTTGACTTGTTTTTTTAGGGTAGCAATAAGTACATGTAGCCGACACATTATAAATGATTTTGATTCAGTTTTAAACATAAATCTAAGTCACTTTTTCACTGCATATCAATCTCTCGGGTTGTCTataggtttaaaaatccttctttaaccccgtctcctccccttctttgGGAAAAAGTCAAACCAGGTCTGTCTCTTTTGATGTCCTATATTCTAATTGCTGGTTTGGTTAAGGTTATAATGTCCTGAAGTTGTACTTCGTATCCTCTGGAAGGAATGTGTTTTCTCAGTGGTCTTCACTTATCTTCtgctcttctctttctctgccaTTCCTCCCGTTCTAAATATCTTTCGGCTTTCATGTGCAAAGCCTGTGCCAGATAATATGGGTAGTCGATGttcctctcctgctccttctctccgttgctgccccccccccccccccctctctctctctccgtgactCATGTGGGTGTTGGGCTGAAATAGTTTGGTGTAGTTTTACATTCCTTATATAGCTCtctgaggagaggagtggagtgtgtgtgtggtggggggggggggggggggggggcttgcctaGCTGTGTCactgggggagggaggaggcGGGAGGGCTTGCCTGTCTGCCTAGCTGTGTcactgggggagggagagagtcagCCCATCCTGCTTCAGCACTTCTAACACTTCTGTAGCTTTCTGCCAGCTTTGGGTTACCAGGAGGGCCTCATCAGGACAAGGTACGTTTGCATTGCAGGTAGCTCTGTGTCATGCTGACGTTTTGGATACCTTGGAGGGGAGAGTTATGGTGGGTGGAAGGGGGGGGTGGAGGTTTATTTATCAATAGGCTTGTAACTCATTTGGCGAGAGCAGTAAGTGTCATGGCCTAAGGTCTCAGGTTGTCCTTGGTTCTTAAAATGACACGGGTTATGTGTTGTGCTGGCTGTGAGCGAAGGGAATATGCTGTACCGATGTAATTAAACCTGTATTACTTTGACAGATACG is part of the Salvelinus fontinalis isolate EN_2023a chromosome 6, ASM2944872v1, whole genome shotgun sequence genome and harbors:
- the LOC129858547 gene encoding clathrin light chain B-like, with amino-acid sequence MADSDFGFPSDNGVLPVEVDPAAAFLAQQESEIAVIENDDEGVGALEGSAEFPEQPPTADSPAPVEYDAGFADASAATVNGNMFVLESNGPSDSYAAIAQVDSLRAEPESLRKWREEQKARLEQLDSASKAAEAEWKEKAKKELEDWHVHQKEQMEKNKANNKASEEAFLSEADGDSPGTEWERVARLCDFNPKTNKTAKDVSRMRSVLIALKQTPLVR